The following coding sequences are from one Paenibacillus sp. FSL R5-0912 window:
- a CDS encoding DUF1361 domain-containing protein, with amino-acid sequence MKELNYSKVFILLVGMTAATLAVYRVVSLRTDTFYAFLLWNLFLAWVPFFFSMAAHELDKRKIGGLLILPLGIAWMLFFPNAPYIMTDLVHLTIRKSKYIVGGTIQNRYWYDLTTLLLFTWSGWLTGFFSLYQFQHVIYRKTNGVLSWIFVLFACVMGGYGVLLGRVYRLNSWDVLTDRHQLYQLVITSLNQQSVFFSLFVAFVLLVIYATLYCLLNGLASGSGKAYSKGGRR; translated from the coding sequence ATGAAGGAACTGAATTATTCGAAGGTATTTATACTACTGGTTGGAATGACGGCAGCGACACTTGCCGTATATCGCGTAGTTTCGCTGCGGACGGATACGTTCTATGCTTTTCTGCTCTGGAATCTGTTTCTGGCTTGGGTGCCGTTCTTCTTCTCCATGGCCGCGCATGAGCTGGATAAGCGGAAGATCGGGGGGCTGCTGATTCTGCCGCTCGGTATAGCCTGGATGCTCTTTTTCCCGAATGCGCCCTATATTATGACTGACCTCGTGCATTTAACCATCCGCAAAAGCAAATACATCGTCGGCGGGACGATCCAGAACCGGTACTGGTACGATCTGACCACCCTGCTCTTGTTCACCTGGAGCGGCTGGCTGACCGGATTCTTCTCCCTGTACCAGTTCCAGCATGTGATCTACCGCAAGACCAATGGGGTGCTGTCCTGGATCTTCGTGCTGTTTGCCTGCGTAATGGGCGGTTATGGCGTTCTACTGGGCAGAGTCTACCGCTTGAACAGCTGGGATGTGCTGACAGACCGCCATCAGCTGTATCAGCTGGTGATCACCAGTCTGAACCAGCAGTCTGTATTCTTCAGCTTGTTCGTAGCCTTTGTGCTGCTGGTGATTTATGCTACGCTATATTGTCTGCTGAACGGTCTTGCCAGCGGGAGCGGCAAAGCTTATTCGAAGGGCGGCAGAAGATGA
- a CDS encoding MGMT family protein — translation MTPFTKRVITIIQSIPEGAVMTYGGIARAAGSPRGARQVVRILHSMSRKYKLPWHRVINSKGMISLTEDESGSLQQLYLLGEGIVIDERGVIDLARYQYHPGPGLELELDPEQDSNLYAEDHLLPPFE, via the coding sequence ATGACACCATTCACCAAAAGAGTGATCACCATTATTCAGTCCATTCCGGAAGGAGCCGTCATGACCTACGGTGGAATCGCCCGCGCGGCCGGAAGTCCCCGGGGAGCCAGGCAGGTAGTGCGCATTCTGCACTCCATGAGCAGGAAGTATAAGCTGCCGTGGCATAGGGTCATCAATTCCAAAGGAATGATCTCGCTTACCGAAGACGAATCCGGCTCACTGCAGCAGCTGTATCTGCTGGGTGAAGGGATTGTTATTGACGAGCGAGGAGTGATTGACCTTGCACGTTATCAGTATCACCCAGGACCCGGGCTGGAACTGGAACTAGATCCGGAGCAAGATTCCAACCTTTACGCTGAAGATCATCTTCTGCCGCCCTTCGAATAA
- a CDS encoding spore germination protein: protein MKSKDAAMNNESAGKISSYQPLSPSLDDTIALFRRIFNNDGTLRVRVIENKHGVPVRCGLIYVEGMIDRDLIQNGITKPVMNYEFSEKESGNPAELMEKIRMEVINISDIMVSTELEELVGAVVSGKTVFLLDGYAGALNINAQGWETRSIAEPETEKAVRGPREGFTESLLVNLTLIRRRVQNSDLKFVFTNIGTRSKTQTCICYMESLASPDILKELYTRLERVEIDHLLDTGYLAELIRDEPYSPFELIGSTERPDSVVGKIMEGRIALLIEGTSFVLTLPYVFVENFQASEDYYINYYFASFNRLLRVLGAFMSVSIPAGYVALVTYAQEMVPTQLLLSIANARMSVPFPTIVEAIIMLTIFEVLREAGARIPTSIGQAVSIVGALVLGQAAVDARIVSAPMVIVVGLTGITTLLNPRLTGPLIIVRLGLLLVTFFLGIYGYYFGLLGLVIHLMSMRSFGVPYMLGVGSIRPQDIKDTAIRAPWWDMYLRPAMIGARNMRRQPSKKPAKRS, encoded by the coding sequence GTGAAGAGTAAGGATGCTGCAATGAATAATGAATCTGCCGGCAAAATATCTTCTTACCAGCCGCTGAGTCCTTCGCTGGATGATACGATAGCGCTGTTCCGGAGGATATTTAACAACGACGGCACCCTGAGGGTCCGGGTCATTGAGAATAAACACGGCGTACCGGTCCGCTGCGGTTTAATCTACGTGGAGGGAATGATTGACCGGGATCTTATTCAGAATGGGATTACTAAGCCGGTGATGAACTATGAATTCTCAGAGAAAGAGAGTGGAAATCCTGCCGAGCTGATGGAGAAAATCCGTATGGAAGTTATCAATATCAGTGACATTATGGTCTCTACGGAGCTGGAAGAACTGGTCGGTGCAGTAGTGAGCGGGAAGACCGTATTTCTCTTAGACGGCTATGCCGGGGCGCTCAATATCAATGCCCAAGGGTGGGAGACACGCTCAATAGCAGAGCCTGAGACGGAAAAAGCGGTGCGAGGTCCCAGAGAAGGCTTTACCGAATCGCTGCTCGTTAATCTTACCCTTATCCGCCGCAGAGTGCAGAACTCTGATTTGAAATTTGTCTTCACCAATATCGGAACACGCAGCAAGACACAGACCTGCATCTGCTACATGGAAAGTTTGGCCTCCCCCGACATTCTTAAGGAGCTCTATACACGTCTGGAGCGTGTGGAGATTGACCATTTATTGGATACAGGCTATCTTGCCGAGCTTATCCGCGACGAACCCTATTCACCCTTCGAGCTGATCGGCAGTACTGAACGGCCGGACTCTGTAGTTGGCAAGATTATGGAGGGAAGAATTGCTCTTCTCATTGAGGGGACTTCCTTTGTATTAACACTGCCGTATGTGTTTGTGGAGAATTTTCAGGCCAGCGAGGATTATTATATTAATTATTATTTTGCCTCCTTTAACCGGCTGCTTAGAGTACTTGGAGCCTTCATGTCGGTCAGCATACCCGCCGGGTATGTTGCACTGGTTACCTATGCTCAGGAGATGGTTCCGACGCAGCTGCTGTTAAGCATTGCCAATGCCAGGATGTCAGTGCCTTTCCCTACGATAGTTGAGGCGATAATTATGCTTACAATCTTCGAGGTACTGCGGGAAGCGGGAGCCCGTATTCCAACCTCCATTGGCCAGGCTGTCAGTATCGTAGGAGCACTGGTTCTGGGTCAGGCTGCTGTTGATGCGCGAATTGTCAGTGCACCGATGGTTATTGTCGTGGGATTAACGGGAATCACGACACTGCTCAATCCGCGGCTGACCGGACCGCTAATTATTGTCAGGCTGGGACTGCTTCTGGTGACCTTTTTCCTGGGGATATACGGATATTACTTCGGCCTGCTCGGCCTGGTGATTCACCTGATGAGCATGCGCTCCTTCGGGGTTCCCTACATGCTCGGAGTAGGCTCCATCCGTCCGCAGGATATTAAGGATACAGCCATTCGGGCGCCATGGTGGGATATGTACCTGCGTCCCGCAATGATTGGAGCGCGCAATATGAGGCGGCAGCCATCCAAGAAGCCGGCAAAGCGGTCATGA
- a CDS encoding Ger(x)C family spore germination protein, with translation MLSVQISLLLLLSITGCWNYTEVDDMAIVAGVAIDKNKEDGKLQLTAEIVDTTGGKDRNQSGFRMLSLSGDTMFEIVRNMISLTGKKLFWSHSKSIIVSKEIARDGLIKALDWYSRDTETRSDVFIFVSGEKTAHEVLDLNKATQTVLSFELAQMMRDEKHVGSAPVVEIWDFIDKLETVGKSAIAPIISIHDENGKKTERVDGTAIFKKDRMVGSLNGDETKSALFVKNKIQGGVLEVGNKDGIPSYSLEILGSRTKLKPRIVEGKVLMQIHTDTQVGLDEVMTHEGFQKDETTQDIEARASEQLQTNILAVIHKVQQEYGADIFGFGEVIHAYHPKLWAEIKGQWPEEFVQVDVTVRSKVTIESSAKTKRAIKRGD, from the coding sequence ATGCTGTCTGTTCAGATCTCGCTGCTGCTGCTGCTGAGCATCACCGGGTGCTGGAATTATACTGAGGTTGATGATATGGCCATTGTAGCTGGAGTAGCGATTGACAAGAACAAGGAGGACGGGAAGCTGCAGCTTACAGCAGAGATAGTTGATACCACTGGCGGAAAGGACAGGAATCAGTCCGGATTCAGGATGTTAAGTCTCAGCGGTGATACCATGTTCGAAATTGTCCGCAATATGATTTCCTTGACTGGCAAGAAGCTATTCTGGAGCCATTCGAAGAGCATTATCGTCAGTAAAGAGATTGCCCGAGACGGCCTAATTAAAGCGTTGGACTGGTACAGCAGAGATACGGAAACCCGGTCAGATGTATTCATATTTGTCTCGGGCGAGAAAACAGCACATGAGGTGCTGGATTTGAATAAAGCGACGCAGACCGTGCTGTCGTTTGAATTGGCCCAGATGATGCGGGACGAGAAGCATGTCGGCTCAGCACCCGTTGTAGAAATATGGGATTTCATTGATAAGTTAGAGACAGTGGGCAAAAGCGCCATAGCTCCCATTATCAGCATTCATGATGAGAACGGGAAGAAGACCGAACGCGTGGACGGCACCGCCATATTCAAGAAGGATAGAATGGTAGGAAGTCTGAACGGTGATGAGACGAAGAGCGCACTGTTTGTAAAGAATAAGATACAAGGAGGAGTGCTGGAGGTGGGTAATAAAGACGGAATCCCTTCGTACTCTCTGGAGATCTTAGGAAGCCGGACCAAGCTGAAGCCTAGAATCGTCGAGGGTAAGGTGCTGATGCAAATTCATACAGATACCCAAGTGGGGCTGGATGAAGTGATGACACATGAAGGCTTCCAGAAGGATGAGACGACCCAGGATATTGAAGCGAGGGCTAGTGAGCAGCTTCAGACGAATATCCTCGCTGTAATCCACAAGGTGCAGCAGGAGTACGGGGCCGATATCTTTGGCTTTGGTGAAGTGATACATGCGTATCATCCCAAATTATGGGCTGAGATTAAGGGGCAATGGCCGGAAGAGTTCGTCCAGGTGGATGTGACAGTCCGTTCAAAAGTTACCATAGAGAGCAGTGCCAAAACCAAGCGGGCCATCAAGCGGGGGGATTAG
- a CDS encoding GerAB/ArcD/ProY family transporter, with product MSKEIIPAGQAISITVQFIMGSSLFMGVAGQSGSSSWIALIIAIILAVPLMLIYARLHVLFPGKNLFDMLIEVFGPIVGRLGSCLYIFYALHLGALVLRNFGEFSKTVALTSTPMIAPMLMIGLLCVWVVIAGIEVIGRSAKFLLLFSYMVIILIQFLSVPKFEFHHLLPLLDRGWRPVFGDAAGAFTFPFAEIVVFLGAFNVLPAKGSARRVLVSGTLIAGITIIIITFRNLLVLGPDIMSSLYFPSYVAISRINIGDFLTRIEGSGAIVFVTTMFIKVSLCLYVTCIGLARVFKLKSYRSVVLQMGLIMVYLSDFIYTDIMDMQYFAYHIYKIYALPFQVVIPVILWITAEILSRGKGRRLAASRQQ from the coding sequence ATGAGCAAAGAGATCATACCAGCGGGCCAGGCCATTAGCATAACCGTACAGTTTATTATGGGTAGTTCATTATTCATGGGCGTGGCCGGGCAGTCCGGCAGCAGCAGCTGGATTGCCCTGATTATAGCCATAATACTGGCTGTGCCGCTCATGCTCATCTACGCGAGGCTTCATGTCCTGTTTCCGGGTAAGAATCTGTTTGATATGCTGATCGAAGTATTCGGTCCTATTGTTGGCCGGCTGGGTTCCTGCCTGTACATCTTCTACGCGCTGCATCTGGGGGCGCTTGTGCTGCGGAATTTCGGGGAATTCAGCAAGACGGTTGCCTTAACCTCAACGCCGATGATCGCTCCTATGCTAATGATCGGACTGCTATGCGTCTGGGTAGTCATTGCAGGAATAGAGGTGATCGGCAGAAGCGCTAAATTCCTGCTGCTGTTTAGTTACATGGTGATTATACTGATCCAGTTCCTTTCGGTTCCTAAATTTGAGTTCCATCATCTTTTGCCGCTGCTGGACCGCGGATGGAGGCCTGTCTTTGGAGATGCAGCAGGAGCATTTACGTTTCCATTTGCCGAGATTGTGGTCTTTCTGGGCGCCTTCAATGTGCTGCCTGCCAAAGGCTCCGCCAGACGGGTGCTTGTAAGCGGAACACTGATTGCGGGAATAACTATAATTATAATTACTTTCCGTAATTTACTGGTGCTGGGTCCTGATATTATGTCAAGTCTGTATTTTCCCTCGTATGTGGCTATCAGCAGAATTAACATTGGCGATTTCCTGACCAGAATTGAGGGCTCGGGGGCCATAGTATTTGTAACCACGATGTTCATTAAAGTCAGTCTTTGCCTGTACGTCACCTGTATTGGCTTGGCCAGAGTTTTCAAATTGAAGAGCTACCGGTCGGTGGTGCTGCAGATGGGACTTATCATGGTCTATCTATCCGATTTCATTTACACGGATATTATGGATATGCAGTATTTTGCGTATCATATCTATAAGATATACGCACTCCCGTTCCAGGTAGTTATTCCTGTAATTCTATGGATTACTGCGGAGATTCTCTCCCGGGGAAAGGGGCGCAGGCTTGCGGCTTCCCGGCAGCAGTAG
- a CDS encoding alpha/beta hydrolase gives MSVSSIVMSSHWGREVRHKYVVQGSKALVVVFPGQNYSAERPLLEYAGKLAREYGCDLLLLEYGYQSARMAFKREEIDIVAEECKVALASLPEYEQLLFISKSMGTVIAGKVASETGMGEKISQLFLTPVAESIPYIKQSRGSVIYGGSDPMFTEQHSTELSGLKQVRVYRIDDANHSLEVGSVNESLAVLLVIINFYHEFFRDSL, from the coding sequence ATGAGTGTGTCCAGCATCGTAATGTCCTCGCATTGGGGCAGGGAGGTCAGACATAAGTATGTTGTGCAAGGCTCCAAAGCGCTGGTCGTGGTATTTCCGGGACAGAATTATTCTGCCGAGCGGCCCCTGCTGGAATATGCAGGCAAGCTGGCCCGTGAATACGGCTGTGATCTGCTGCTGCTGGAATATGGATACCAAAGTGCACGGATGGCCTTCAAACGTGAAGAGATCGATATTGTCGCAGAAGAATGCAAGGTGGCACTTGCTTCGCTTCCGGAGTATGAGCAGCTGCTGTTCATCAGCAAGAGCATGGGGACCGTTATCGCCGGTAAGGTGGCTTCAGAGACGGGAATGGGGGAGAAGATATCCCAGCTGTTCCTTACTCCGGTAGCTGAAAGTATCCCTTACATTAAGCAGAGCCGGGGCAGCGTTATTTACGGCGGGAGTGACCCGATGTTCACCGAGCAGCATTCCACCGAGCTCAGCGGCTTGAAGCAGGTACGGGTGTACAGAATTGATGACGCTAACCATTCTCTGGAAGTGGGCAGTGTCAATGAATCGCTGGCCGTACTGCTGGTCATTATTAATTTCTATCATGAGTTTTTCCGCGATTCACTTTAA
- a CDS encoding antibiotic biosynthesis monooxygenase family protein produces MITEAAMLQVKPGLTRQFEQSFKEASPLIASIDGYLGHELQHCMEDDHKYLLIVRWRSLEDHTVGFRESAQYQEWKALLHHYYSPFPVVEHYTRINLD; encoded by the coding sequence ATGATTACAGAAGCGGCAATGCTGCAGGTGAAGCCGGGACTGACCCGGCAGTTTGAACAGAGCTTCAAGGAGGCCTCTCCGCTGATTGCCTCGATTGATGGTTATTTGGGGCATGAGCTCCAGCACTGTATGGAGGATGACCATAAATATCTGCTGATTGTCAGATGGCGCAGCCTGGAGGATCACACGGTGGGATTCAGAGAATCGGCCCAGTATCAGGAGTGGAAAGCGCTGCTGCATCATTACTACAGCCCTTTCCCGGTAGTGGAGCATTATACCCGGATCAATCTGGACTAG